A genome region from Methanobrevibacter sp. includes the following:
- a CDS encoding 30S ribosomal protein S7 yields the protein MSKLFGKWDLDEVKVEDLGLVKYICLDETLVPHTSGRHVKRQFAKSKVSIIERLMNKIMRTHLNSGKKNMAYNIVKDALEIINKRTKKNPVQVLVTAVENTAPREETTRIKYGGIGYQVAVDISPQRRVDLSLGFLTRGTLQSSFKNRKSVAECLADELILASEEDSRSFALQKAEEKERVAKAAH from the coding sequence ATGAGTAAATTATTCGGAAAATGGGATCTCGATGAAGTAAAAGTTGAGGACTTGGGTTTAGTCAAATATATCTGCTTAGATGAAACTTTAGTTCCACATACTTCTGGTAGACACGTAAAAAGACAATTCGCAAAATCTAAAGTATCAATCATTGAAAGATTAATGAACAAAATCATGAGAACTCATCTCAACTCAGGTAAGAAAAACATGGCTTACAACATTGTAAAAGATGCTTTAGAAATCATTAATAAAAGGACTAAAAAGAATCCTGTTCAAGTTTTAGTTACTGCAGTTGAAAACACTGCACCTCGTGAAGAAACAACTCGTATCAAATACGGTGGTATCGGATACCAAGTAGCAGTTGACATTTCTCCACAAAGAAGAGTTGACCTTTCATTAGGTTTCTTGACTAGAGGTACTTTACAATCTTCATTCAAAAACAGAAAATCTGTTGCTGAATGTTTAGCTGATGAATTAATTCTTGCTTCTGAAGAAGATTCAAGAAGTTTCGCTTTACAAAAAGCTGAAGAGAAAGAAAGAGTTGCTAAAGCAGCACACTAA
- a CDS encoding elongation factor EF-2 has translation MSRRDKMIAKIKELMYEPEQIRNIGICAHIDHGKTTLSDNLLAGAGMISEELAGDQRFLDFDEQEQARGITIDAANVSMVHDYKDSEYLINLIDTPGHVDFGGDVTRAMRAVDGAVVVVCAVEGIMPQTETVFRQALKENVKPVLFINKVDRLINELKLEPEELQNRFLKIFMEANKLIKNMAPEEKKEEWKLDFTDGSVAFGSAYHNWAINVPTMQETGINFKDIIDYCNADNEKELAQKVPLSDVLLGMVVEHLPSPKEAQVYRVPNIWDGDIESPAGQCMVTTAPDGPLAVMVTNVSVDKHAGEIATGRVYGGSIEKGTEVYLVGSHGKSRVQQVGVYFGPERVNTDKVPAGNIVYVAGAKGAIAGETLCSPEDKIKEFEGLEHISEPVVTVAVEAKNTKDLPKLIEVLRQTGKEDPTVKIDINEETGEHLVSGMGELHLEVIGYRIKDKGVDITTSEPIVVYRETVRKLSPQVEGKSPNKHNRFYITVEPIEPELYAAIQEGDIKEGRVKGKESANDFMEHGLDKEEARRVWSVHNRSIFLNMTRGIQYLDEVKELLLEGFESALENGPLGNEISMGLKFKLHDAKLHEDAVHRGPAQVLPAIRNAILGSMMLAEPSLLEPMQKVVIDTPNDYMGACTREIQNRRGQIVNMGQEGDMARIESKVPVAEMFGFAGDIRSAAEGRCLWSTEIAGFEPLPREMQNQIVREIRQRKGLSAEPFPASHYLGDL, from the coding sequence TTGAGTAGAAGAGACAAAATGATTGCAAAAATCAAAGAGTTAATGTACGAACCTGAACAAATCAGAAACATTGGTATCTGTGCTCACATCGATCACGGTAAAACCACTTTATCTGATAACCTCCTCGCAGGTGCAGGAATGATTTCCGAAGAACTTGCTGGAGACCAAAGATTCTTGGATTTCGACGAACAAGAACAAGCACGTGGTATTACCATTGATGCAGCTAACGTATCTATGGTACACGACTACAAAGACAGTGAGTATTTAATCAACTTAATCGATACTCCTGGTCACGTTGACTTTGGTGGGGACGTAACTCGTGCAATGAGAGCTGTAGACGGTGCAGTAGTTGTTGTTTGTGCTGTAGAAGGTATCATGCCTCAAACCGAAACCGTATTCAGACAAGCTTTAAAAGAAAACGTAAAACCAGTTTTATTCATTAACAAAGTTGACAGATTAATCAACGAGTTAAAATTAGAACCTGAAGAGTTACAAAACAGATTCTTAAAAATCTTCATGGAAGCTAACAAATTAATCAAAAACATGGCTCCTGAAGAGAAAAAAGAAGAATGGAAATTAGACTTTACTGATGGTAGTGTAGCTTTCGGTTCAGCATACCACAACTGGGCTATCAACGTTCCAACTATGCAAGAAACTGGAATCAACTTTAAAGACATCATTGATTATTGTAATGCTGATAATGAAAAAGAATTAGCTCAAAAAGTACCTTTATCTGATGTATTATTAGGTATGGTAGTAGAACACTTACCTTCACCTAAAGAAGCTCAAGTATACAGAGTACCTAACATATGGGACGGAGACATCGAATCTCCTGCTGGCCAATGTATGGTCACCACCGCTCCTGACGGACCTTTAGCTGTAATGGTTACCAACGTATCCGTAGACAAACACGCTGGTGAAATCGCAACAGGTAGGGTTTACGGAGGATCCATTGAAAAAGGTACAGAAGTATACCTCGTAGGTTCTCACGGTAAATCCAGAGTACAGCAAGTAGGTGTATACTTCGGTCCTGAAAGAGTTAACACTGACAAAGTTCCTGCTGGTAACATTGTATATGTTGCAGGTGCAAAAGGAGCTATTGCTGGTGAAACCTTATGTTCACCTGAAGACAAAATCAAAGAGTTCGAAGGTTTAGAACACATTTCAGAACCTGTAGTTACCGTAGCTGTAGAAGCTAAAAATACCAAAGACTTACCAAAATTGATTGAAGTATTAAGACAAACTGGTAAAGAAGACCCTACCGTTAAAATCGATATTAACGAAGAAACCGGTGAACACTTAGTTTCCGGTATGGGTGAGCTTCACTTAGAAGTTATCGGTTACAGAATTAAAGATAAAGGTGTAGACATTACCACATCCGAACCTATTGTTGTATACAGAGAAACCGTAAGAAAACTCTCTCCACAAGTTGAAGGTAAATCTCCTAACAAACACAACAGATTCTACATTACTGTTGAACCTATTGAACCAGAACTCTACGCTGCAATTCAAGAAGGAGACATTAAAGAAGGAAGAGTTAAAGGTAAAGAATCTGCAAACGACTTCATGGAACATGGTTTAGATAAAGAAGAAGCTAGAAGAGTATGGTCTGTACACAACAGAAGCATATTCCTCAACATGACTCGTGGTATCCAATACTTGGATGAAGTAAAAGAACTTTTACTTGAAGGATTTGAATCCGCATTAGAAAACGGTCCTTTAGGAAACGAAATTTCCATGGGATTAAAATTCAAACTCCACGATGCAAAACTTCACGAAGACGCAGTTCACAGAGGTCCAGCACAAGTATTACCTGCTATCAGAAATGCAATCTTAGGTTCCATGATGCTTGCTGAACCTTCATTACTTGAACCAATGCAAAAAGTAGTTATTGACACTCCTAATGATTACATGGGTGCATGTACTCGTGAAATCCAAAACAGAAGAGGTCAAATCGTAAACATGGGTCAAGAAGGAGACATGGCAAGAATCGAATCCAAAGTTCCTGTAGCTGAAATGTTTGGTTTCGCTGGTGACATCAGATCCGCAGCAGAAGGTAGATGTTTATGGTCTACTGAAATCGCAGGATTTGAACCACTTCCACGTGAAATGCAAAACCAAATCGTAAGAGAAATCAGACAAAGGAAAGGCTTATCCGCAGAACCATTCCCTGCAAGCCACTACTTAGGTGATTTATAA
- the tuf gene encoding translation elongation factor EF-1 subunit alpha, giving the protein MAKEKEHLNLAFIGHVDHGKSTLVGNLLVKAGTINEQQLASGEDKFRFIMDTTKEEQERGVTIDLAHQKFSTKKYDYTVVDCPGHRDFVKNMITGASQADAAVLVVAANDGVMPQTKEHMFLSMTLGIKQIIIGINKMDMEDYSEDRFNEVKEDVSVLLKSIGRDPSTVTFIPLSAFEGDNIVEASSNTPWYKGPTLIEALDALTAPEKPTDLPLRIPIQDVYSITGVGTVPVGRVETGILKKGDNVIFLPSTTVNGASGEVKSIEMHHEQFEVAEPGDNIGFNVRGVGKNDIRRGDVAGHTSDAPTVAKQFSAQVVVLQHPGVITVGYTPVFHCHTSQTACTFIELTAKLDPATGQPEAKNPDFIKTGDAAIVEIRPTKPMVLEEAKNIPPMGRFAIRDMGQTVAAGLCLKITEQ; this is encoded by the coding sequence ATGGCAAAAGAAAAAGAACATCTTAACTTAGCATTTATCGGACACGTTGACCACGGAAAATCCACTTTAGTTGGAAACTTATTAGTTAAAGCTGGTACTATCAACGAACAACAATTAGCTTCCGGAGAAGACAAATTCAGATTCATTATGGATACTACCAAAGAAGAACAAGAAAGAGGAGTAACCATTGACTTAGCTCACCAAAAATTCTCCACTAAAAAATACGACTACACTGTAGTAGACTGCCCAGGACACAGAGACTTCGTTAAAAACATGATCACTGGTGCATCCCAAGCAGACGCAGCTGTATTAGTAGTAGCAGCTAACGACGGTGTAATGCCTCAAACCAAAGAACACATGTTCTTATCCATGACTTTAGGTATTAAACAAATTATTATCGGTATTAACAAAATGGATATGGAAGACTACAGCGAAGACAGATTCAACGAAGTAAAAGAAGACGTTTCTGTATTACTCAAATCCATCGGAAGAGACCCTTCCACTGTAACTTTCATCCCATTATCTGCATTTGAAGGAGACAACATTGTAGAAGCTTCATCCAACACTCCTTGGTACAAAGGACCTACATTAATCGAAGCTTTAGACGCTTTAACCGCTCCTGAAAAACCAACCGACTTACCTTTAAGAATTCCTATTCAAGACGTTTACTCCATTACCGGTGTAGGTACCGTACCTGTAGGAAGAGTTGAAACTGGTATATTGAAAAAAGGAGACAACGTTATCTTCTTACCATCCACAACTGTTAACGGAGCTTCCGGTGAAGTTAAATCCATCGAAATGCACCACGAACAATTTGAAGTTGCTGAACCTGGTGACAACATCGGATTCAACGTAAGAGGTGTAGGTAAAAACGATATCAGAAGAGGAGACGTAGCAGGACACACTTCCGATGCTCCTACTGTAGCTAAACAATTCTCCGCACAAGTTGTTGTATTACAACACCCTGGTGTTATTACCGTTGGATACACTCCTGTATTCCACTGCCACACTTCACAAACTGCATGTACTTTCATTGAATTAACCGCAAAACTTGACCCAGCTACTGGTCAACCTGAAGCTAAAAACCCTGATTTCATCAAAACTGGTGATGCAGCTATCGTAGAAATCAGACCTACCAAACCTATGGTATTAGAAGAAGCTAAAAACATTCCACCTATGGGTAGATTCGCTATTAGGGATATGGGTCAAACTGTTGCTGCAGGTTTATGTCTTAAAATCACCGAGCAATAG
- the rpsJ gene encoding 30S ribosomal protein S10, which produces MNQARIKLTGTDPEKLAYVCDQLKKIAERTGVDLSGPIPLPTKKLVVPTRKSPDGEGKASWEKWELRIHKRLIGIGADERAMRQVMKVNVPDNVSIEIELKG; this is translated from the coding sequence ATGAATCAAGCAAGAATTAAACTTACTGGAACAGACCCAGAAAAATTAGCATACGTTTGTGATCAACTTAAAAAAATTGCTGAAAGAACTGGTGTCGACTTATCTGGTCCTATTCCATTACCTACTAAAAAATTAGTAGTACCTACAAGAAAATCTCCGGATGGAGAAGGTAAAGCTTCTTGGGAAAAATGGGAACTCAGAATTCATAAACGTTTAATCGGTATTGGAGCTGATGAACGTGCTATGAGACAAGTTATGAAAGTCAACGTTCCTGATAATGTAAGTATCGAAATTGAACTTAAAGGATAA